The Arachis duranensis cultivar V14167 chromosome 9, aradu.V14167.gnm2.J7QH, whole genome shotgun sequence genomic sequence CTCAAAATATTTAAGTTTTAGACTTAAATATagcttttttatcaaaatacttttttataaaaaatgtaaTTTGTTAGACTAATCATAAACAGtctgaattaaaaaattatagtctataaacaaaataaacttaATAGGCCTTATTAAGTTAAAGTGGCTTATTTAATAGCTAaaagtaatatatttaaaataaaaatagaatgttTTAAAGGTCAAAAGAACCCAATTAAGTTTTTAACCCTTGGTTGTATTATTAGTTAAATAGTATTGAGAAGAGGTTACCATAAGCTTGGGGGTTAAAAACGAAATCCATGTGCATTTGATATGCATTAGCAGCAATGAAGACATCAGAGCCAATCTCTTGGTTGAGTCCTTTGATCATATCACCAAGCTGTGGATTGTATAGAGACGCAGCTCTCTGAAGTTCGACGTCGCATTCGCCGTTTCTGCTTCTCAACGCTAACTCCGCCGGCACACAGCCCATTGGTCCAGTTCCGGTCACAATAACCCTACGAGCTCCCATATCATATAGCCTCTGCATCCATCACATACACACACATAATTACCTCACTTTATTTCGGTAAAAATATTTccaccaaaaaacaaaaataatcttGAGCAAAACATGGTTCTAAATCAGAGATTTTTGTCTTACTGGAATAAAAATGAGTTTTCCTAACTTCATTATTATGGAATTGATAAACatttatctcttctctctttttatcGATcccttttaatattatataaaatatacaaaaaaatagaatttatgaCATTTCTTCTTTTAATATTATTCATGACTTTTATGTATCAATTTTACATgggtataattaaatataaaagtgataatttaaaattgtatGAGAATTTTTCATCTTCTTGACTAAGATTATAAGGTGAGAAAACCCAATAATTTTGGTTGGTGTCATCACCATGCAAGCAAGTGCATGAAAAACAATCCTCATTCAGTAACTTTCACATAGCCTTTTAGACATGAACAAGAATCCCTCTAATAATGAACAGGTAAGCAAGCTACATTTTTTGCAATTATTGAACTATGTGTACATACACATACAAAGACAATAATATGATATAAGATAAGATCGATTATTCATGGTTCAATTCAAAGATAGATTATTATACCCTGAGAATTAGACGGTACTCAGAAATGAGATAGCGAACGTAATCAGGGAGAGCAAACTGGCGAGATCTAACTGAATAAGGCACCAAATAATAATTGTTAACAAAATCGTTGCCTCCAAGAGTTATGAGAACAAGTCCTTGGTTCACATGTTTCCGAGCACCCTCTACTCCAATGCGTGCACTCAATCTTTGCTGGTAATGCTCGAATAGCTTCAGTTGCTTGTAGATGTGGATTATGTTTAGCTGCCAAAACAATTTCTACAAATTAACCACCTTTTCcacatgttttatttttatatacttccaataatcaatcaaattaCTCATACACTATttcttttataagaaaaaaagtttaaattgttTTTACACCCAAAATTTACTTGCACTAGCTTAATTTAACATATGTTCTTATAATCTTTTAGTGTCATTTATTAGGTGTTTTAAAACACAAAtacaaagatagaaaaaatgaaaatttatttaaaaatagacatGTATAAAAACAGTTCAAACAAGattgtaaaatattaaaaaaatataaataattaattttaaatagttaatattagttgaattttttatgatattttttttaactttcatTTATAGATAATTTATggtttaaaattagaatttagaatatataagttaagatttagaatttaaaatttagtgattaaaatttaaatttagtaaAAGTTAGGTGTTCCCTTAAAGTTAAACTGGGAGAATATTCGGGATGATTCATGCTCTTGAAtacataaaattgaaattagcaATTAATAATAGGACTTACAAATTGAAATCCTGTATCATTAAGAATTCCAATCCCTGCAGATGCAAAATTGGCACCAACAAGGAGCTTCTCTCCAGTAAGCAAAGGGCTCAAATATGGCATTGTAGGCTCTAATCCAAGTTGCTCACCtgacataataataataattaaccatATATAGTTCCATGTACATACACATGCACATGCAaatgttataataataataataataatagttaatGTGAAAGAAGTAGTTATATACTGATTATGTCAGCGATGTTTAGGCCATTAGAGAATCGTCCAGTAGGTGTGTGAGTTGGGTAGTCAATCCCATAAGGGGGTGCATCTGCGCGTGCAGAAGTTGCTAAGAAATCATTGTTCCCATTATCCACTAATGAATCACCAAATACAAAGAAAGCCCTTTGATGTTGTGCAGACACACAAACACAACCCAAAAGCATACACAGAAAACTTGTCACTATTGATACCACACAACTTGCCATGCCCAATTCTTGTTTGTACccttattttttatgatatggtGCCTTAGTATATAGGCAAGACGCcatgtgtgtgtatatataagggttgattactactactactactgtaAAAGAAGAGGGTAGAATTATATTCATAAATGTTCTTCTTCTACCATATCTACTGATTTTGAAAAGCAACCGCCGAATTAAGAAGGAAGTACCACACGAATAATTGctatatgctgaattattgttGTAGCAGATATATATGCATGAATTTTAACTAGATTCCATGACATAACGAAAGCTATATTATCAaggtaaaaaaaacaaattaaatgacaGCGTGACTAAAATATTACAAGCATTAAAAATACAAGTTTAAatgttactatatatatatttggtgAAGGAAGTCATTTGGATAAAAGcgtctaaaatattttttaataattaaaattcaacacatataatcgattaaattgtgttatttttgttaaaattatgtcagacaaattaatttgatcgAAAAAAATAGTACATCAAATCTTGAAttagtctaaattaatattattttggataaaatatacttttggtccctgaagtttgacaaaaattttaaaagtacccttaagttttattttgtttcaattttgtctcaaaagttttcgatttgcataaaaaataccCTTGACAGttacattttcaaaaaatataagaggagtctaacaataatgcaagaaaattatgtttgatttgcttgtgttgaaggttgttcttatgaaattgttgttgaatttgtcttaaaatttttgaaaaattagctgTCAGgagtatatttgatacaaataaaaaatttttgacacaaaattaaaataaaaaaaaactgaagagtattttgaaacttttgtcaaacttcagagacaaaaagtatattttaccctattattttttaattaattatatatattaaattttaattattataaaatatctaaaaaaagaTGGATCATAGGTTAAACGTGTTTCTTCAGATCTACCGCTTTTATCAATTTAGTTTcctatattttaattattatattatatcagTCTTTCAAATCGAACTAGAAATATCATAATAGTTTCTGAACTCCTTTTAAATACTAATTCTTAGTGATAATATAGTACTCTTTTACCGTACTGAATTGGCGtgaaataatgataatattttttgtttgatgtCCAATAAAGGTCGAAACCAGAGTTAAAATAGCGTTGTTTTGGTTTTAATTGGGTGCCAAACAAAAATGTTGTTATTTCAATTCAGTCGAGGAGGGCTACATTATTACTGTGTTTGCTGAATGGCGTCGAAAAGAGATTCAGAAATCATTATGGTATGTAAAGTTCAATTTAAAATATCGTATAATGTAATTAAGATCTAAACTAAATTAGTAAAAGCTGTTAATGTAATACGTTATCATACAAAATCTTATACTATAATTGTGAATTAGCATTAATGAAATATTACgacttctaaaataaaaaaatacatacataataatttaaaaaaatataatttagatagaaaaatatatacatagtaTTTGAAGAAATATAATTTAGTTAAGAGCCTGTAAAAAAGAATAAGTAAAATGAGAATCGCATTACATTCGAAAATGTTAACGATAAAGGCATCGATatacaaaaaacaaaagatatatataaacatagaaCTCCAAAAGAAATGCATAGTGTACAAGATGTCTCTAGTACGGGTTGAGAGATGGATACAGAACTTGCGGATTGAGGTGGATGCCGGATCACTTGACTGGAGTAATGGGgggaggtacctgcaaagacactcc encodes the following:
- the LOC107465631 gene encoding GDSL esterase/lipase At5g33370-like, with product MASCVVSIVTSFLCMLLGCVCVSAQHQRAFFVFGDSLVDNGNNDFLATSARADAPPYGIDYPTHTPTGRFSNGLNIADIISEQLGLEPTMPYLSPLLTGEKLLVGANFASAGIGILNDTGFQFLNIIHIYKQLKLFEHYQQRLSARIGVEGARKHVNQGLVLITLGGNDFVNNYYLVPYSVRSRQFALPDYVRYLISEYRLILRRLYDMGARRVIVTGTGPMGCVPAELALRSRNGECDVELQRAASLYNPQLGDMIKGLNQEIGSDVFIAANAYQMHMDFVFNPQAYGFVTSKIACCGQGPYNGIGLCTPLSNLCPNRNLYAFWDPFHPSERANRIIVQQIFTGSTDYMHPMNLSTMMALDSRA